The Candidozyma auris chromosome 1, complete sequence genome includes a region encoding these proteins:
- the STF2 gene encoding Stf2p, translating into MTRTHKWNTHKKDAVPRYFSRSGGHTDMNPSKVARSGFGKHNWGQPGDELDDEEGFEDQTFFSKSNRRNSNHAINEQALKELNEKCDKLVTEA; encoded by the coding sequence ATGACAAGAACCCACAAGTGGAACACCCACAAGAAAGATGCCGTTCCAAGATATTTTAGTCGTTCTGGTGGCCACACTGACATGAACCCTTCAAAGGTCGCAAGAAGTGGTTTTGGAAAACACAATTGGGGTCAGCCTGGTGACGAATtagatgacgaagaaggttttgaagacCAGACCTTCTTCAGCAAGTCCAATAGACGCAATTCGAATCACGCTATCAATGAGCAAGCTCTCAAGGAATTGAACGAAAAGTGCGATAAATTGGTCACTGAGGCCTGA